From the genome of Pseudomonas sp. Teo4, one region includes:
- a CDS encoding 2Fe-2S iron-sulfur cluster-binding protein has product MNSLTRLPAPMGLLIDRERPLRFTFDGQTYPGFAGDSIASALLGNGRWLLSRSFKYHRPRGPLSLAGQDANTLVQLPDEPNVLADMQAAQDGQVVEGQNFNGSLDNDRDAYLGKFSRFMPVGFYYRSFYKPKGMWKVWEPLIRKKAGLGVLDQSFRPQYYDKAYLFVDVAVIGGGPAGLRAALDAANAGAKVLLIEQQPVLGGSLTYARFDIAGTRAANLRRELLAAVEGHPNIQVLLEATCNGWFTDHYLPVIQHKRMYKVRATRCLVAAGSFDQPVVFRNNDLPGVMLTSAAQRLMKLYAVKPGQRAVILTGHDDGYLAALDLQEQGVAVAALVDMRAAPADAALAAELKRRDIPVHLGSTVYEALHEAGMRHVSGVDIRPIIGQGKVGDHGLRLSCDLLCMSAGYMPVYQLLCQAGGKLAYDVNRDEFAISQLPAGLDIAGSVNGRHHLDNVLTDASRGAAEALAALGLPAPVLPAFVAEAKVNFPWPIFPHPKGKDFVDFDEDLQVRDIVNATRSGYRDVQLVKRFSTVGMGPSQGRHSALPTARLVAQATGRSISETGVTTARPPFQAEKLAHVAGRAFDPYRQTPMHRRHLEAGAKMMPAGIWQRPAYYGKPEQREHCMQAEARHVREKVGLIDVSTLGGLDVRGPDAAELLERLYTFGFAKLPVGRTRYALMTNEHGVVIDDGVCARLADQHFYVTATTSGVDRIYQQMLKWNAQWRLDVDITNVTAALAAVNLAGPLSRQVLAKVCDDVELSAEAFPYLGVRLGTVAGIPARILRVGFVGELGYEVHVPARHAERLWDALMQAGAGLGIRPFGVETQRLLRLEKGHVIISQDTDGMTHPAEIDMQWAIGRKKPFFVGKRSIEILEAQPLKRKLVGFTLPQGSPQPLEGHLVLDGPDISGNVTSCEYSQTLGQIIGLAYAGAHQATPGMHIPIRVEGGVMVNAQVVQLPFFDPDNQRQEL; this is encoded by the coding sequence CTGGCCGGACAGGACGCCAACACCCTGGTGCAACTGCCCGACGAGCCCAATGTGCTGGCCGACATGCAAGCCGCCCAGGATGGCCAGGTGGTCGAAGGCCAGAACTTCAATGGCAGCCTGGACAACGACCGCGATGCCTACCTTGGCAAGTTCTCGCGCTTCATGCCGGTGGGCTTCTACTACCGTTCGTTCTACAAGCCCAAAGGCATGTGGAAAGTCTGGGAGCCGCTGATTCGCAAGAAGGCCGGGCTCGGCGTGCTCGACCAGAGCTTCAGGCCGCAGTACTACGACAAGGCATACCTATTCGTCGACGTCGCCGTCATCGGCGGCGGCCCGGCCGGGCTCCGTGCTGCGCTGGACGCCGCCAACGCCGGGGCCAAGGTGCTGTTGATCGAGCAGCAACCGGTGCTCGGCGGCTCGCTCACCTATGCCCGTTTCGACATCGCCGGCACCCGTGCCGCCAACCTGCGCCGGGAGCTGCTGGCCGCGGTCGAAGGCCACCCGAACATTCAGGTGCTGTTGGAAGCCACTTGCAACGGTTGGTTCACCGACCACTACCTGCCGGTGATCCAGCACAAGCGCATGTACAAGGTGCGCGCCACCCGTTGCCTGGTGGCCGCAGGCTCGTTCGACCAGCCGGTGGTGTTCCGCAACAATGACCTGCCCGGGGTGATGCTGACCAGTGCGGCCCAACGGCTGATGAAGCTCTACGCGGTCAAGCCGGGCCAGCGTGCGGTGATCCTCACTGGCCACGACGATGGCTACCTGGCCGCCCTCGACCTGCAGGAGCAAGGCGTGGCCGTCGCCGCCCTGGTGGACATGCGCGCCGCCCCCGCCGATGCCGCGCTGGCGGCCGAACTCAAGCGCCGCGATATCCCCGTGCACCTAGGCAGCACGGTATACGAAGCGCTGCACGAAGCCGGCATGCGCCATGTCAGCGGCGTGGACATTCGCCCCATCATCGGCCAGGGCAAAGTGGGCGACCACGGCCTGCGTCTGTCGTGCGACCTGTTGTGCATGTCGGCGGGCTACATGCCGGTGTACCAGTTGCTGTGCCAGGCCGGCGGCAAGCTGGCCTATGACGTGAACCGTGACGAGTTCGCCATCAGCCAGCTGCCAGCTGGATTGGATATCGCAGGCTCGGTGAATGGCCGTCATCATCTGGACAACGTGCTGACCGATGCCTCCCGCGGCGCCGCCGAGGCCCTGGCCGCGCTGGGCCTGCCAGCCCCAGTGCTGCCGGCCTTCGTCGCCGAGGCCAAGGTCAACTTCCCGTGGCCGATCTTCCCTCACCCCAAGGGCAAGGATTTCGTCGACTTCGACGAAGACCTGCAAGTGCGTGACATCGTCAACGCGACCCGCAGCGGCTACCGCGATGTACAGCTGGTCAAGCGTTTCTCCACGGTCGGCATGGGCCCGTCCCAAGGCCGCCACTCGGCGCTGCCCACCGCCCGTCTGGTGGCCCAGGCCACGGGCCGCAGCATCAGCGAAACCGGCGTGACCACGGCTCGCCCCCCCTTCCAGGCGGAAAAGCTGGCCCACGTTGCAGGCCGCGCCTTCGACCCCTACCGCCAGACGCCCATGCACCGCCGCCACCTGGAAGCCGGGGCGAAGATGATGCCCGCCGGTATCTGGCAGCGCCCGGCGTACTACGGCAAGCCGGAGCAACGTGAGCACTGCATGCAGGCAGAAGCCCGCCACGTGCGCGAGAAGGTCGGCCTGATCGACGTATCCACCCTTGGCGGCCTGGATGTGCGCGGCCCCGACGCTGCCGAGCTGCTCGAACGGCTCTATACCTTCGGCTTTGCCAAGCTGCCTGTCGGCCGTACCCGTTATGCACTGATGACCAACGAACACGGCGTAGTGATCGACGATGGCGTGTGTGCGCGCCTGGCCGACCAGCACTTCTACGTCACCGCCACCACCAGCGGCGTGGACCGTATCTATCAGCAGATGCTCAAGTGGAACGCGCAATGGCGCCTGGACGTGGACATCACCAACGTCACCGCCGCGCTGGCCGCGGTGAACCTGGCCGGCCCGCTGTCGCGCCAGGTGCTGGCCAAAGTGTGCGACGACGTCGAGCTGTCGGCCGAGGCCTTCCCTTACCTGGGCGTGCGCCTGGGCACGGTGGCCGGCATCCCGGCGCGCATCCTGCGGGTCGGTTTCGTCGGTGAGCTGGGCTACGAGGTACACGTCCCGGCCCGCCATGCCGAACGCCTGTGGGACGCCTTGATGCAGGCCGGCGCGGGGCTGGGCATTCGCCCGTTCGGTGTCGAGACCCAACGCCTGCTGCGCCTGGAAAAAGGCCATGTGATCATCAGCCAGGACACCGACGGCATGACCCACCCGGCCGAGATCGACATGCAATGGGCGATTGGCCGCAAGAAGCCGTTCTTCGTCGGCAAACGCTCCATCGAAATTCTCGAAGCGCAGCCACTCAAGCGCAAATTGGTCGGCTTCACCCTGCCCCAAGGCAGCCCCCAACCGCTGGAAGGCCACCTGGTGCTGGACGGGCCGGACATCAGCGGCAACGTCACCTCCTGCGAATACTCCCAGACCCTGGGGCAGATCATCGGCCTGGCTTACGCTGGCGCGCACCAGGCCACCCCTGGCATGCACATCCCGATCCGCGTGGAGGGCGGCGTGATGGTCAATGCCCAGGTGGTGCAACTGCCCTTCTTCGACCCCGACAACCAGCGCCAGGAGCTCTGA